In Idiomarina sp. PL1-037, a single genomic region encodes these proteins:
- a CDS encoding nucleotidyl transferase AbiEii/AbiGii toxin family protein, translating into MNIKALAQMICADSTELAGLQTTVEKELLHYEVLASMAKSGFLKQLIFQGGTCLRMMYGSNRLSEDLDFVGGTNFDFEQLSHLRDCLKDDLSGRHNLKVNVSEPNYDKLTDQNRIRVRRWKISIETEPEKKSLPWQKVKLEVATVPAHTKILRPLVKTYPSVPDGYTSIFINCESLEEIAADKFVALALRRTIKARDVWDIGWLNQRKIKVDAELVCKKFKDYQETGGFKALAERLTQLPSYIGSGDFEREMRRFLHSSTIEGSIEQDGFMDYLIDTVASAGQKLLNEQRDGPAKFSM; encoded by the coding sequence ATGAACATTAAAGCACTCGCACAGATGATCTGCGCTGATTCGACCGAATTAGCCGGTCTTCAAACAACAGTTGAAAAAGAACTTCTCCATTACGAAGTACTGGCATCAATGGCAAAATCCGGCTTTCTAAAGCAACTTATCTTTCAGGGCGGAACATGTTTGCGCATGATGTATGGATCCAACCGTTTATCTGAGGACTTAGACTTTGTTGGCGGAACGAACTTTGACTTTGAGCAGTTATCTCACCTTCGTGATTGCTTGAAGGATGATCTCTCTGGACGTCACAACTTGAAAGTGAATGTCTCAGAGCCTAATTACGATAAATTGACCGACCAAAACAGGATCCGAGTAAGACGCTGGAAAATCTCTATCGAGACCGAGCCGGAGAAAAAAAGCCTGCCGTGGCAAAAAGTAAAATTAGAAGTAGCAACCGTCCCTGCTCATACGAAAATCCTGCGCCCTCTGGTAAAAACGTATCCGAGTGTGCCAGACGGTTACACCAGTATTTTCATTAACTGTGAATCACTCGAAGAAATTGCTGCAGATAAGTTCGTTGCGCTAGCATTGCGGCGCACGATAAAAGCCCGCGATGTTTGGGATATTGGATGGTTGAATCAGAGAAAAATAAAAGTCGATGCTGAGTTAGTGTGTAAAAAGTTCAAAGATTACCAGGAAACGGGCGGCTTCAAAGCACTTGCTGAACGATTAACCCAATTGCCCTCGTATATCGGAAGCGGTGACTTTGAGCGAGAAATGCGGCGCTTCTTACATTCATCAACGATTGAGGGTAGCATCGAGCAAGATGGTTTTATGGATTATCTTATCGATACAGTGGCTAGTGCAGGCCAGAAATTGTTAAACGAGCAACGTGACGGACCGGCTAAATTTAGCATGTAG
- a CDS encoding MbcA/ParS/Xre antitoxin family protein, giving the protein MHAQALTFDPAQFRENHEGKTVEKDQVAFNIAVRTLDFWGFSDAEKAVVLGDIPIATFRRMKSGRMRSKLTTDRRTRVSLILGIHEALRILFLQDAHKQEWINNCNRAFGENSPKDVMLSGSLVGLYEIRRYLDASRS; this is encoded by the coding sequence ATGCACGCACAAGCATTAACGTTTGATCCTGCGCAGTTTCGGGAAAATCACGAAGGGAAAACCGTGGAGAAAGACCAGGTGGCTTTCAACATTGCCGTTCGTACCCTGGACTTTTGGGGATTTTCGGACGCAGAGAAAGCCGTTGTATTGGGAGATATTCCCATAGCAACCTTTCGTCGGATGAAAAGCGGCAGAATGCGATCCAAGCTGACAACAGACCGTCGCACGCGTGTTTCATTGATCCTCGGTATTCATGAAGCGTTACGAATTTTATTTTTACAGGACGCGCATAAACAGGAATGGATCAACAATTGCAACCGAGCTTTTGGCGAGAACTCACCGAAAGATGTCATGCTATCAGGCTCGCTCGTTGGTCTGTATGAGATCCGGCGTTATCTGGACGCCTCAAGGAGCTAA
- a CDS encoding helix-turn-helix transcriptional regulator, with protein MASFDSMSSAAVAEALGQRLKRARLNQNLSQQQVADTAGLSRRAVANSENTGAMNLETFIAVLHALGRVSELDNFLAEEPLSPAELYKLRGKERQRASGKEQIGKTSNPHRISHKDADW; from the coding sequence ATGGCTTCATTTGATTCTATGTCATCGGCTGCGGTTGCTGAGGCGCTTGGGCAACGACTTAAACGTGCGCGATTGAATCAGAACCTTTCACAACAACAGGTCGCTGATACCGCAGGCTTATCTCGTCGTGCAGTCGCTAATTCGGAAAATACGGGCGCAATGAACCTTGAGACATTTATAGCAGTGCTGCATGCGTTAGGACGCGTTAGTGAGCTGGATAACTTCCTGGCAGAAGAGCCATTGTCTCCCGCTGAACTCTATAAGTTACGTGGTAAAGAGCGCCAGCGCGCTTCTGGAAAGGAGCAGATCGGTAAGACCAGCAACCCACACAGAATAAGTCATAAGGATGCTGACTGGTGA
- a CDS encoding type II toxin-antitoxin system RelE/ParE family toxin: MMELLWTPEAIQDREDIYDYIEADNPTATLALDELLSEKASQLAEHPNLGRLGRVADTRELVAHQNYVLVCDVIRVPVRVLRVLHATQQRPPNRIC, from the coding sequence ATGATGGAGCTGCTTTGGACGCCAGAGGCGATACAAGACCGCGAAGACATTTATGATTACATAGAAGCCGATAATCCCACAGCGACCTTAGCTCTAGATGAGCTGCTTTCAGAAAAGGCATCGCAATTAGCCGAACATCCTAATCTAGGACGTCTTGGGCGCGTGGCAGATACTCGCGAGCTGGTTGCTCATCAAAATTATGTTTTAGTCTGTGACGTGATCAGGGTGCCAGTCCGCGTGCTTCGAGTCCTTCACGCTACTCAACAACGGCCGCCGAACCGTATTTGTTGA
- the abiEi gene encoding type IV toxin-antitoxin system AbiEi family antitoxin, whose protein sequence is MGAHELRLKLHELQKYTRHALLSMAQFSMIMPEYSSSALKVRLNYLVKRGVLQKVCRGVWAFPESHYYQSTSILHLPYLVRPSSINYLSLESVLSKYSVISQQMFDYITVMTTGRSGIFKTSFGTLELTHTKRDPMAILTETHPLGDYPLREAMVKRAYSDLKNVGRNVELVDLEALHEALNEQSSL, encoded by the coding sequence ATGGGCGCGCATGAGCTTAGATTAAAGTTACATGAACTGCAAAAGTATACACGCCATGCGCTTTTATCAATGGCGCAATTCAGTATGATCATGCCGGAATACTCGAGCAGTGCATTGAAAGTACGCCTGAATTACCTTGTTAAAAGAGGCGTACTTCAAAAAGTTTGCCGCGGAGTCTGGGCATTCCCTGAAAGTCATTATTACCAATCAACCAGCATTTTACATTTACCGTACTTAGTACGTCCGTCGAGTATTAACTATCTGAGTTTAGAGTCGGTGCTTAGCAAGTACAGTGTCATTAGTCAGCAGATGTTTGACTATATTACTGTAATGACAACAGGCAGGAGTGGCATTTTCAAGACGTCATTTGGAACTCTTGAGCTTACCCATACGAAGCGAGATCCTATGGCAATACTAACCGAAACACATCCACTTGGTGATTACCCATTGAGAGAAGCAATGGTAAAACGGGCTTACTCGGACTTGAAAAACGTGGGACGTAATGTTGAATTGGTTGATTTAGAAGCGCTACACGAGGCTCTTAATGAGCAAAGCTCTCTTTAG
- a CDS encoding condensin complex protein MksE, giving the protein MEINNTFSQTSPNLSRAIYQMFAEGGIINKHEYVQSVADFKESSMYQELVTNHSHYEALYWQLGYVLAHDGEGEFFHIKSKIKDEEDDEFNEAALKVMAVLTLFARIATQRGQPLHLLGEPAQGLTVADIDMLDSDEELQQVLRALKFKDKSNVISMLKRCGFIFQVSSTKYVLSKGAVSMIDAIIEHQRNVSGDTQPI; this is encoded by the coding sequence ATGGAAATCAATAATACGTTCTCACAAACATCACCTAATCTTTCACGCGCCATTTATCAAATGTTTGCTGAAGGCGGGATCATTAACAAACACGAATACGTGCAGTCCGTTGCCGACTTTAAAGAATCTTCCATGTATCAAGAGTTGGTCACCAATCATAGTCACTATGAAGCGCTGTATTGGCAGTTGGGATATGTCCTCGCGCATGATGGTGAAGGTGAATTTTTCCACATTAAATCAAAAATTAAAGACGAAGAAGACGATGAATTTAATGAGGCCGCCTTAAAAGTTATGGCGGTATTAACATTGTTTGCGCGTATAGCAACACAACGTGGGCAGCCTCTCCACTTGCTCGGCGAGCCGGCTCAGGGGTTAACGGTAGCTGACATTGATATGCTGGATAGTGACGAAGAGCTGCAACAAGTATTACGAGCGTTAAAGTTCAAGGATAAGTCTAACGTTATCAGCATGCTAAAACGGTGTGGGTTTATCTTTCAGGTGAGTTCGACAAAGTACGTCTTAAGTAAAGGCGCGGTATCAATGATAGACGCCATTATAGAGCATCAACGGAACGTGAGTGGCGATACGCAGCCTATATGA
- a CDS encoding Wadjet anti-phage system protein JetD domain-containing protein: MNIYKYLQQIKAGKPVNAIRLDELLHHQGLSLEVLGKLSFLSRKKYLIESVNHELLAQWLERFAPATSRVDASRRAKDSHQHRTSAAYFTAKLLSDPDHHFAIACRNSGASTGRTVIPADATLVLIENSECYTQHGRFLLNVGLEDLSPNTVILLSGGNAITHPAALAYLSQFPRIHYCPDYDLAGIEIYETASQTLAHKLHFVMPDDLVSYARYCKKPKHQAHYLKAIEKARYHNFDAMVELLIAGQGVLEQEVLIGEDK, from the coding sequence ATGAACATTTATAAGTACCTACAGCAGATAAAAGCCGGCAAACCGGTCAACGCGATACGGCTCGATGAGCTTTTACATCACCAAGGGCTCTCATTAGAGGTGCTTGGGAAACTTTCATTTTTGAGTCGAAAAAAATATCTGATCGAGTCAGTCAATCACGAACTGCTGGCACAGTGGCTAGAGCGCTTCGCGCCGGCGACATCGCGTGTCGATGCCTCCCGGCGCGCAAAGGATTCACACCAACATCGTACCTCTGCAGCCTATTTTACGGCCAAATTACTGAGTGATCCGGATCATCATTTTGCCATTGCCTGTCGCAACAGCGGCGCCTCTACCGGACGAACAGTCATCCCCGCTGATGCCACGCTGGTATTAATTGAGAACAGTGAGTGCTATACCCAGCATGGCCGCTTTTTACTAAACGTTGGCTTAGAGGACTTATCCCCCAACACGGTTATTTTGCTCTCCGGTGGTAATGCCATCACACACCCGGCCGCACTGGCCTATTTATCTCAATTCCCGCGCATACATTACTGCCCGGATTACGACTTAGCTGGCATCGAAATATATGAAACCGCGAGCCAAACGCTAGCGCATAAGCTGCACTTTGTGATGCCCGATGATTTGGTCAGTTACGCACGTTACTGCAAAAAACCAAAACACCAAGCCCATTATTTAAAGGCTATTGAAAAGGCCAGGTACCACAACTTTGACGCGATGGTTGAGTTATTAATTGCCGGTCAGGGCGTTTTAGAGCAAGAAGTCCTTATAGGAGAAGACAAGTGA
- a CDS encoding WYL domain-containing protein, with translation MPNNKPAIDEKLYERYKAIEYLAFWEGGVNASRLSRLFGVQANVISKAITNYRKHYPDALVYMPSDPEKLFVATEAFETHFIRPQWADYIQFMLAVGSHYIEGLYGSDAFHNAVTPLAMPSPVITRVLLKAIRNNAKATILYKSRTHPQGLQRDIIPQQLSHDGLRWHCRAYCCRRKRFSDFNLGRISDIVMTEKGVTLPAIDTLWHQYAPIEIAPHPALDETEKMLVLNDYGQTAPFVIKARCAMVDYTLQYYRLGRHGLQSDPRQHPLIVANIEALSPYLFEQASQ, from the coding sequence ATGCCAAATAATAAACCCGCTATCGATGAGAAGCTGTACGAGCGATATAAAGCAATCGAATACCTCGCTTTCTGGGAAGGCGGTGTTAATGCGTCGCGACTATCAAGGTTATTTGGGGTGCAGGCTAATGTCATAAGCAAAGCGATTACAAACTATCGCAAACACTATCCCGATGCGTTGGTGTATATGCCAAGCGATCCGGAGAAGCTGTTTGTCGCGACAGAAGCATTTGAAACGCACTTCATTCGGCCACAATGGGCTGACTACATTCAGTTTATGCTCGCCGTTGGCTCTCATTATATTGAGGGGCTTTATGGATCTGATGCCTTCCATAATGCCGTCACACCGCTTGCGATGCCAAGTCCTGTTATTACACGGGTGTTATTAAAAGCCATCCGTAACAATGCAAAGGCCACCATCCTGTATAAAAGCCGTACGCATCCCCAGGGGCTGCAACGAGACATTATCCCACAGCAATTAAGTCATGATGGATTGCGCTGGCACTGCCGAGCATACTGCTGCCGGCGCAAGCGTTTTTCCGATTTCAATCTTGGGCGTATCAGTGACATTGTTATGACGGAAAAAGGTGTCACTCTCCCGGCTATCGATACGTTGTGGCATCAATACGCGCCCATTGAAATTGCACCACATCCGGCGCTTGATGAAACTGAGAAAATGCTGGTATTAAACGACTATGGTCAAACGGCGCCCTTTGTCATTAAAGCGCGCTGCGCCATGGTTGATTACACCCTGCAATATTACCGCCTGGGTCGTCACGGCTTACAAAGCGACCCGCGTCAGCATCCATTAATTGTTGCCAATATTGAGGCACTGAGCCCCTACCTGTTTGAGCAGGCCAGCCAATGA
- a CDS encoding type II toxin-antitoxin system HipA family toxin, which yields MIDVIRVEYQGTVVGYVSYNDNTGLGAFEYDRQFVDTGIELSPLKMPLSNKIYQFPGLSEETFKGMPGMIADSLPDDFGNEILNAWVASQGRVPSEITPLERLQYTGKRGMGALEYLPVKQRAGFNGSEPVQISQLVEIAQEIVDSREKFNLELSGDNSENQDAMRTLMSVGMSAGGARPKAVLAFNDDFTEVRSGQAKVPQGFTHYLMKFDGVSEHNANKETFGDPMGYGVMEYVYYLMATDCGIDMEPTQLFTEGDRRHFLTRRFDRRGNDKVHIQTLNGLAHVDFKKPGSYSYEELFGVIRALGLSRDAATQLFRRMAFNIVARNHDDHAKNFAFQLTQGGWELAPAYDVAYSYKPGSRWVNSHWMTLNGKRDNFVRDDFYKLRKLSPLFKKSFVDEILDEVINSVSRWPELAKEHGVPQELAELIRQNQRLAI from the coding sequence GTGATTGATGTAATTCGAGTTGAATACCAAGGCACGGTTGTTGGCTATGTATCTTATAATGACAATACTGGTTTAGGTGCATTCGAGTACGACCGACAGTTCGTTGATACTGGGATTGAGTTGTCGCCGTTAAAAATGCCACTGTCGAATAAGATTTATCAATTCCCTGGCCTGTCCGAGGAAACTTTTAAGGGAATGCCAGGGATGATTGCCGATTCACTGCCTGACGATTTTGGGAATGAGATCCTTAATGCGTGGGTTGCTTCGCAAGGGCGTGTGCCGAGTGAAATTACGCCGTTGGAGCGGCTTCAATATACAGGCAAACGCGGGATGGGGGCGTTGGAATATCTGCCTGTGAAACAGCGAGCAGGGTTTAACGGCTCTGAGCCCGTACAAATATCGCAACTCGTAGAGATTGCTCAGGAGATTGTCGATAGTCGTGAGAAGTTTAATCTTGAGCTCAGTGGTGATAATTCTGAAAATCAAGATGCCATGCGCACGCTGATGTCGGTGGGGATGAGTGCAGGTGGTGCGAGACCGAAAGCCGTTTTGGCCTTTAACGATGATTTCACGGAAGTTCGCTCGGGCCAGGCAAAGGTGCCGCAAGGTTTTACACATTACTTAATGAAGTTTGACGGTGTCAGTGAGCACAATGCAAATAAGGAAACCTTTGGCGATCCTATGGGTTACGGCGTTATGGAGTATGTGTATTACCTGATGGCGACCGATTGCGGTATTGACATGGAGCCGACCCAATTATTCACTGAGGGCGATCGCCGCCATTTTCTCACTCGTCGGTTTGACCGTCGTGGAAATGATAAGGTCCACATACAGACGCTGAACGGTTTAGCCCACGTTGACTTTAAGAAACCCGGCTCGTACTCCTATGAGGAGTTGTTTGGCGTTATTAGAGCATTGGGTTTGTCCAGGGATGCAGCGACCCAGCTGTTTCGCCGTATGGCTTTTAATATTGTCGCACGCAACCACGATGATCATGCAAAAAACTTTGCTTTTCAGTTGACGCAAGGCGGTTGGGAGCTGGCTCCAGCGTATGATGTTGCGTATTCCTACAAGCCAGGTAGTCGCTGGGTTAACAGCCATTGGATGACGCTAAATGGTAAGCGAGATAACTTTGTGAGAGATGATTTCTACAAGTTGAGAAAGTTGTCGCCACTGTTTAAAAAGAGTTTTGTGGATGAAATATTGGATGAGGTTATCAATTCAGTGAGTCGTTGGCCTGAGTTAGCAAAAGAGCATGGAGTTCCTCAGGAGCTCGCCGAGCTCATTAGGCAAAACCAGCGCTTGGCAATCTGA